A single Kribbella aluminosa DNA region contains:
- the manD gene encoding D-mannonate dehydratase ManD has translation MTDRIIAAEVILTSPGRNYVTLKLQTADGVTGYGDATVNGRELAAASYLRDHVAPLLIGLDPARIEDTWQYLYRGAYWRRGPITMAAVSAVDLALWDIKGKVAGMPVYQLLGGAVRDRVLAYTHASAWELPELLDAVDARRADGFRAVRAQSGVPGLETVYGVHRDAGGGYEPAKRGAVPVTESWDTDAYLRHVPAVLAAVREHVGPDLALLHDAHHRLTPQQAARLGKALEPADLFWLEDVTPAENQEALRLVRQHTTTPLAIGEVFNSIFDCKDLITEQLIDYVRVAVAHAGGISHLRSIFALADLYQVKAAPHGPSDVSPVSFGASVHVGLSTINFGIQEYMGYDALAHEVFPHAWSFADGYLHPGEAPGLGVEVDETLAAKFPYEPAYLPVARRLDGSMTDW, from the coding sequence ATGACCGATCGCATCATCGCCGCCGAGGTGATCCTGACCAGCCCCGGCCGGAACTATGTGACGCTGAAGCTGCAGACCGCCGACGGTGTCACCGGGTACGGCGACGCCACCGTCAACGGCCGGGAACTCGCCGCCGCGAGCTACCTCCGCGACCACGTCGCGCCGCTGCTGATCGGACTGGACCCGGCACGGATCGAGGACACCTGGCAGTACCTCTACCGAGGGGCGTACTGGCGGCGCGGCCCGATCACGATGGCCGCCGTCAGCGCCGTCGATCTGGCCTTGTGGGACATCAAGGGCAAGGTGGCCGGGATGCCCGTCTACCAGTTGCTCGGCGGCGCGGTCCGCGATCGGGTCCTCGCCTACACGCACGCCTCGGCCTGGGAGTTGCCCGAGTTGCTCGACGCGGTCGACGCCCGGCGAGCGGACGGGTTCCGGGCGGTTCGCGCGCAGTCCGGCGTACCGGGGTTGGAGACGGTGTACGGCGTACATCGCGACGCCGGCGGCGGATACGAGCCGGCCAAGCGGGGCGCCGTACCGGTGACGGAATCGTGGGACACCGACGCGTACCTGCGCCATGTGCCCGCCGTACTCGCCGCCGTTCGCGAACACGTCGGACCCGATCTGGCCCTGCTGCATGACGCGCATCACCGGCTCACGCCGCAGCAGGCCGCGCGGCTCGGGAAGGCCCTCGAACCCGCGGACCTGTTCTGGCTCGAGGACGTGACCCCGGCCGAGAACCAGGAAGCCCTGCGACTGGTCCGGCAGCACACGACGACGCCGCTGGCGATCGGCGAGGTCTTCAACAGCATCTTCGACTGCAAGGACCTGATCACCGAGCAGCTGATCGACTACGTCCGGGTCGCGGTCGCACACGCCGGCGGGATCAGCCACCTGCGCAGCATCTTCGCGCTCGCCGACCTCTACCAGGTGAAGGCCGCACCGCACGGGCCGTCCGACGTCTCGCCGGTCTCGTTCGGTGCGAGCGTGCACGTCGGATTGTCGACAATCAACTTCGGCATCCAGGAGTACATGGGGTACGACGCGCTCGCGCACGAGGTGTTCCCGCACGCGTGGTCGTTCGCGGACGGCTACCTGCATCCGGGGGAGGCGCCGGGACTCGGCGTCGAGGTGGACGAAACACTGGCGGCGAAGTTCCCGTACGAGCCGGCGTACCTGCCGGTCGCGCGCCGTCTCGACGGCAGCATGACCGACTGGTGA
- a CDS encoding mannitol dehydrogenase family protein produces the protein MKRATVPEHLLTARPASTGIVHLGLGNFHRAHQAVYTAQAGDGWGILGVASRSTAVADAMNAQDGLYSVLELSPEGSSISVPGVHTGAIVAAGNPEAVVAAIAAEQTRIVSTTVTEHGYCMDPSTHRLDLDRVAADLHATPQTVIGQIARALERRASTHLAPITVLNCDNMQSNGTRTRALVLEFLQVAGSPAIDWVAGNVTFPNSMVDRIVPATTDGYRAAAAELLGVRDRIPVPAEPFTMWVLEDRFAAGRPAWERGGAVFTDEVEAYELLKLRLLNGTHSLIAYLGALDGRATIPEARAAGFIESAARSVLEDDYLPTVTLPQGFEVKPYVASLFERWSNHALGHRTQQVGSDGSVKLPQRVPEPAVQLLKQGVMPEHLALTVAAWMCCVVPLPGFDPGPHARAMVDPARERLGALAATSRSTEDLARAVLDQVFPTELAESNDFARRVAEYVAVVTRDGVRAAAGLAARSRTSRSHASPAA, from the coding sequence ATGAAACGAGCAACGGTCCCCGAACATCTGCTGACCGCGAGACCGGCAAGCACAGGCATCGTGCATCTGGGTTTAGGCAACTTCCATCGCGCGCATCAGGCCGTCTACACCGCTCAGGCGGGCGACGGCTGGGGAATCCTCGGCGTCGCGAGCCGCTCGACCGCGGTCGCCGACGCGATGAACGCCCAGGACGGCCTCTACTCGGTGCTGGAGCTGTCGCCCGAGGGATCGTCGATCAGCGTCCCCGGCGTGCACACCGGCGCGATCGTTGCTGCCGGCAACCCGGAGGCGGTGGTCGCGGCGATTGCCGCCGAGCAGACCCGGATCGTCTCGACGACGGTGACCGAGCACGGCTACTGCATGGATCCCAGCACCCATCGCCTGGACCTGGACCGGGTCGCCGCGGATCTGCACGCGACCCCGCAGACCGTCATCGGCCAGATCGCCCGCGCTCTGGAACGCCGCGCCAGTACTCACCTGGCCCCGATCACCGTCCTGAACTGCGACAACATGCAGTCGAACGGCACCCGGACCCGCGCCCTCGTCCTGGAGTTCCTGCAGGTCGCCGGCTCGCCCGCGATCGACTGGGTCGCCGGCAACGTCACCTTCCCGAACTCGATGGTCGACCGCATCGTCCCCGCGACCACGGACGGCTACCGCGCGGCGGCGGCCGAACTGCTCGGGGTCCGAGACCGGATCCCGGTACCGGCCGAGCCGTTCACGATGTGGGTACTGGAGGACCGCTTCGCGGCCGGACGCCCGGCCTGGGAACGCGGAGGCGCGGTCTTCACCGACGAGGTCGAGGCCTACGAACTGCTCAAACTGCGGCTGCTCAACGGGACCCACTCGCTGATCGCGTACCTCGGTGCACTCGACGGCCGCGCGACCATTCCGGAGGCCCGGGCGGCCGGCTTCATCGAGTCCGCCGCCCGCTCGGTCCTCGAGGACGACTACCTGCCGACAGTCACGCTGCCGCAGGGCTTCGAGGTGAAGCCGTACGTCGCCTCGCTGTTCGAGCGCTGGTCGAACCACGCACTCGGGCACCGCACCCAGCAGGTCGGTAGCGACGGCTCGGTCAAGCTCCCGCAACGGGTTCCCGAGCCCGCGGTGCAGCTGCTGAAACAGGGCGTGATGCCCGAGCACCTCGCACTGACCGTGGCCGCTTGGATGTGTTGCGTCGTACCGCTGCCCGGGTTCGACCCCGGGCCGCACGCCCGGGCGATGGTCGACCCGGCCCGCGAGCGGCTCGGGGCGCTCGCGGCGACGTCCCGCAGTACCGAGGACCTGGCACGAGCCGTCCTCGACCAGGTGTTTCCCACTGAACTTGCCGAGAGCAACGACTTTGCCCGGCGTGTTGCCGAGTACGTCGCCGTCGTCACCCGCGACGGCGTCCGCGCCGCGGCCGGTCTGGCCGCCCGCTCCCGAACGTCCCGGTCGCACGCCTCGCCCGCGGCCTGA